A stretch of DNA from Paenibacillus sp. FSL W8-0186:
TTGACGGGTTAGCACCCGGTTGGGACACTGCGGCCGAATTATCCAGCTGCGGTGGCGTATCCTCCTTACCGCAAGCCGTTATGGCGATTGCAGCCAGTATGCAAATCAACAAGATCGATAAGATCCTTCTGTCTTTCACTTTGCCCTCTCCCCCTAACCTCTTCCCCTCAAGGACGAGGCATTATTTCTATGTTTAAAACGTATTTTAGCCACACTTTGTTGCGTTTCAATATCAAGCCGACTGTATTTACCGCCCCCGGCGCCCTCCCCGTTCCGATCTGCCGCGCCGGCCGCCGCTGTCGCTGCGGGAGGCGTGTCCGCTTCTCGTATTAGATGGCTTAGCGCCCCTAGCCTGGGTGGACCGGGTGGATTGACGTTCACGGCTGCCCTTCCCGCTGCCTTGGCCGCGGCGCCCTTCGTCTGCTCTTCCGCCTGCCGGCTTCCTGCCTTCAGGCCGTCTTCCTTTTCCGGCGGAATCCTTGGATTCCCGTTTGCCTGCCGTATCCCGGCTCACAGAAGCTGCTGTTTCGCTCTTCTCCTGACGGCGCCGTTCCAGCTTCATCCCTATGCCCCGTTCAATATGGCGCAGTGCATCGATATCTCGCGGAGAAGCAAAGGTTATCGCCACCCCTTTCCCGCCAGCCCGGCCCGTACGGCCGATCCGGTGGATGTAGCTGTCCACATCCTGCGGAATATCATAATTAAACACATGGGTTACGCCTTCAACATCGATGCCTCTGGCCGCTACATCGGTAGCAACGAGCAGCTCCAGTTTCGCATCGCGGAATGCGCGCATCACCTGCTCCCGTTTGGATTGGGATAAATCCCCGTGCAGCTCGTCGGAGGCAAACCCGGCCTCCTGCAAAGCTTCGTTCAGCTTGCTCGCACGCCGCTTCGTCCGGCAGAAGATGACCGCCAGATAAGGGCGATGGGTGCGGATGAGCTCGATCAAAGCCCCCTGCTTGCCACGGTCCGTGCATTCCACGAGAATTTGGCGGATACTGTCCAGCGTGACACGGGAGGTCTCTGCGATGCGGATATCCCGCGGCCGGTCCATGTATGACCGGGCAAGCCGCTTGACATTGTCCGGCATCGTCGCGGAAAACAGCATGGTCTGGCGGTTTTTCGGAACCATATGAATAATCGCCTCTACTTCGGCCAGGAAGCCCATATGCAGCATCTGGTCCGCTTCATCGAGCACGAGCATGCGTACAGCACCCAGCGTCAGCGAACCGCGGCGCAAATGATCCAGCAATCGGCCCGGTGTACCGATGACCAGTTGGGTGCCATTGTGCAATTTGCGAAGCTGCCGCTCCACATCTTGTCCTCCATACGCAGCGAGAATCGATATCCCCTCGCGGGCAGCAGCCAGCTTGCGCGCCTCCGCCGTAATTTGAATGGCCAATTCCCGGGTTGGCGTGATGATCAGCGCCTGCGGGTCAGGGCGATCCGCCTTCAGCTTGTCCATGATCGGCAGCAGGAATGCCAGCGTCTTTCCTGTTCCCGTCTGGGCCTGGACAATCGCGTCCTCCCCTGCCTGCAGGACAGGAATAGCCTCCTCCTGTACTGGTGTCGGAGTGCTGATGCCATGATGTTGTAGCGTTCGAATAAGCTCAGGCGAAATGCCCCATTGATCGAAAGTCGTCAAATATATCCACCTCGTTGTTTAGTATCCTGCGTTGTTTCAGGTTTTCCCTGCTTTAAAAAAGGCCGAACCCGCATCCAATCAGCGTTCCGGCCTTTTGTAGAAGGTTGTTTTGGTTCCGTGATTCAACGCGGTATAAAGCCGCGCTTCAAATCCGCTTAGCCCGGCGACCTTGCCGCCCACTTCGCTGCCTGCAGCACGAGCTTGCGATACTCTGGATGCTGGAACACAGCCTGATCGCGTCCTGGAAGAAGATAGACTACACGGCCAAGCCCATAGCTATGCGCCCAAGCCGCCGGGTGCCATTCTCCATCCATCTCGAATTCCAGCAAAATCGTCGTTTCGCAAAACGGATCAAACTCAAACCGGTATGGCTCGTCCTCGATTTCAAAGGGCGAAATGTCAAGCATGATGTCATGATCCGGCGCTGTCACGCGCATCTGCAATTTCTGCAAGGAAGGATGCGATACGTTGCGGGCGCCAATGAGCTGGGCAATCTCGTATTTCTTTTGCAAAACAATGCCGTTATGAAGAACTAACAGTCCGCGCCCGCCGCTAATGCAGGACAGAAGACCTGAGGTCTGCTTGGAGGACAGCTTCTCCCTCCAACTGTCGTGATAGGAAATGCAGAGGTCGAACGACTGCAAATTGCTTTCCTCAAGCATATGGTTGTTCTCTGTACATTGTACTGAAAAGCTGTCATTCAAAATATGGGTTATTTCCCGATCAACCCCTTGCAGGGGATAAAATTTAGGATGAGTATAATCACCAATCAGCAGCGCTCTTTTCTTGTTCATGAATTGCTCCTCCTGTCCGTAAAGTCCCCATCCCCGGCAGGGCAGGGCTTATTTGCCAGCCAGCAGGGGATCGCTTTCGCCGGCGAAATAACGCGCTAGTTCAACAATCATGCTCCCCATTCGTTCTTCCTTCGGAGCGACTACGCGAGGAATTCCCGCTTCATACAGTCCCTGAGCGGTTACTTTACCTACGGCAACGGCGATTACCGGCCCGCGCAGCGCAGAGATCAGCTCGTCGAAGCGGCCTTGCTTCTCCGCATATTCCAGCAGAAACCTTACCTGCGGACTGCTTGTAAAGGATACGGCATCAACTTTCCCCTCCACAATATCCAGCAATAGGCGGTTTAAGTCCTCCTCCGGGGGCGCAATATGACGATAAGGCAATATTTCCGTGCAGACCGCCCCCTGCTGCTCAAGCCATTCCACCAGCTTTGGCGCACGGTCGCCGTATAACTGCAGCAATACCGTAGCACCCTTCAATTCATATGCGGCCAGCTCGCGGATCAGTCCATCCGTGCTGCCGTCATCGTCGCGGACATGAGGCGTCAACTGGCGCTTCTTCAAAACATTCACCGTCTTATACCCCCGCGCGGCGATGCGCGAATTAGAGAGATTGGCCAGCAACACCTCCAGCAGCCCCATCTCCTCGGCCATCTCGAACAGAGCATTAAGCCCAATTCCCGTGGTAAAAATAGACCAGTCCGGAGGTTGGCTCACCCACGTCCGTATCCCCTGCCGCAGCTTCTCGTCTTCCAAAAACACAGTCCCCTGTGCTGGCCGGTAGAGCGGAATTCCGCCCATATTCTCGATCAGCTTGCCCAGCTCCTCGGCACGGCGAGGCCCGGTCAGCGCAATTCGCTTGCCTTCTAATCTTCTAGCCACTTCTCTACCCCCGTATTCAGCTATCATTGCCAGCAGCTTCGTTTAACATAAGCTTAAACGACACAGGGGGTTAAGTAAATCGTTCTATTGCATCTTTCTCGTTAGAATGAATTCCGGCTGTTGCATTTATGCATCCAACTTTAGAATCAGGAACATCTAGAAAAAATCCCGCTTTAAACTCGAAAATGCCGCCCCGCCATCGTTTAACCGACGGCGAGACGGCATTCCATTGTCTTAGCAGGCCTAATTCCATTTAGGATTTTCGCAATCTGAACTTACCCGACATCTCTTCCAGCTGCCCCGCAATCGAGGACAACTGGGTCGTAGAAGACGCGATTTCCTGAATCGAAGCGAGCTGCTCCTCGGCGGCTGCGGAAATCGCCCCGACATTGTCCGCACCTTCTTCCGTAATGTTGCGGATTTCGGAGATAATCTGCGACACTTTCCCGGCCCCCTGCGTTAATTCCCGGGCCGAGCCGGACACCTCTTCGATTTTGGCTGCTGCTCCGCGTACGGCTCTGCGGATGCGCGAGAAGCTGCGGCCGGATATATCGACGGCAACAATGCCTTCCTCTACGCCCTTCTTCGCATTCTCCATCGATTCCAGCGCCCGCTGTACTTCCGTTTGAACACCGTCAATAAGCTCCTCAATCTGATGGGCGTAGCTCTCAGAGCCTTCGGCAAGCTTCCGGACTTCCGATGCGACAACGGCAAACCCGCGCCCTTCCTCCCCGGCTCTTGCTGCTTCAATCGATGCGTTCAAGGCAAGCAGATTGGTCTGCTGGGCGATTCCTGTAATGACACCGACAATCCCGCCGATATTCTCGGTATGCTCGTTCAAGGTTTGAATGACCCCGCCGAGCTCATCGACCGTTTGATGAATATACTCGATTTTTTCAACGACGCTGAGAACAGACGTATTTCCTTCTTCAGCCACGGCTGTAGTCTGCTCCATCGTCTCGCTGACCTCTTGAATATGGCCCGATATCGCCGCGGCTTGCCGTGAAATATCCTCGACACCTTCTACCCCGCGAATCATATTATGCGTTTGGCGTTCACTGCCAGAAGCCACTTCCTGTATAGCCTGAGTTACATGCTCGATCGCTCGGGTCGTCTGGTCTGCGCTTGCCGACAGCTGGTTCGCCGATAAGCTGACCTGATTGGACGCTTGCTGCATCTCCGTCAGCATAACATTCCATTGATCGACCGCTTCCTGCAGCCGCTTGGCCACTATGCCGATCTCATCATTACGCTCGGCTCCGCTGACCCGCTCCGACAAATCGCCTCCGCTAATTTTCTGAATAGATGCACTTAAGCGTTGAAGCGGGCCTGTTATGCTTCGAATCAATAACGCAGACACCAACAAAGCAAACACAACAGACACTACAGCCACGATCCATTTCATGGACTCATCCAGCAGCAGCAGTAACACCACAGGAACGGCGGCAATCAATAGACTAGCCATAAATAATGAAAACGTTACGCGCCTTTTCATTCAATTCAGTTCCTTTCCTTCATAGATTTGAACCTAACTTTTGACCCTAACCTGTTTTGCTTGTATATGTAATATTTATATTGTTATATTCGACATAAATCGCATATTTTCCTTTTTCGACAACGACGCATAAAACCGCTCGGCCGATAAGCGAGCGGTTTGCATAATTTTAATAGTATGAGCACTATTCGTTTGTAGTCGGCTCCTTTAATCCGCCAAACGGTATCCGACCCCTCGGACAGTCGCGATATAAGTCGGATTCGCGGCCCTGTCGCCGAGCTTCTTGCGCAGGCTCTTGATGTGCACGTCCACTACGTTGCTCCCGCCCATAAAGGAGGTCTCCCATACGTCAGCAAGCAGCTCTTCCCGGGACAGGACGCTCCCTTCATGATCCAGCAATTTAATCAGCAGCTCGTATTCCGTCTTGGTCAGCTCGATAGCTATGCCGGACCGGTACACCTGCATCTTCTTGCGGTCGATCCAAAGATCTTTATAAGTTGACGTTCCCCCGGCTGGTAAAGCACCGGAAGCTGGACGATGATTGCTTGTGCGGATAATCCGCTGAACATGGTACAGTATCTCATGCGGCGAGGAAGGCCAGACGAGGAGCTCGAGGTGCATTAAGCTCGGGTCCATTTGCGATAGCATCGCCTCGTTCACCAGCAGCAGGGAAGGGACATCTTCGAGATCCTGCAGCATTCGCTTGGTAAGCATCGAAACCTCTTCACTGCCCCGATAAGCCGTCAAGTCAAAGATAACAAGATCGGCAGCCAGAGCATTGCGGAGGCCCTGCTCCAAATGATGAAATACAAGGACATCGAAGCAGCCTACCGACAGATCCCTTACAAGCTCATAAATTTCGCTGGGAAATGGGCTGACGAGGATGACGCGCTGCGTCACCGGACATGCTTGAGGATAATCATTACCGAACAGCTGCTCATTGTATCCAAGCCCTTGCTCTGGGCGCCTAAACGGAGTAACCGATCCGCTCTGTACTCTTTTCTTTACTTCTTCTGCCTGCATTCTGGGCACACCCCCCCAAATACAACATGGGCATGATGCACGTCATATCCGGTCTCCTTGGCTACATCAGCGCTCCAGTCCTCCGGAACCTTCGACATGACTTCATCCACTCTGCCGCACACCTCGCACAGAATATGCTGGTGATCATCCAGCTTGGCGTCATAACGGCTTGCGGCCTCGCCCAGCTTCAATTCACGGATCAGCTCTTTGTCGGTTAAGTATCTGAGCGAATTATATACCGTGCCGTATGCAAAATTATAACCCTGTTCGACAAGACGGTTCATTACTTCCGCCGCAGTCGGGTGGTCATTCGCATTGCGGACGACATCGTAAACTGCTTTGCGCTGCGTCGTTAAATTTAGTGATTTCATATATAGAATCATTCCTTATGATTTGTTTTTAGAATTAGTATAAGTCTTATTATACAATTCGTCAAGCTGGTCTGTCCCTGCTCCGGCTCACCCCCCGGAAAAATTCAATTTCTGCATGGGAACAGCCGGTCCATTCACATAATAAGACTATAATTCTGACCAAAAGGATGGATACCGATGTTCGTGAAAAAATATGCGATTACCATTTTGTTTACCTTGTTATGCGCTGCATTTAGCATGTGGGTTGATATCCGAACCGGCTTTCCATGGAACACCATTTTTATAAACACGAGCCATTCCTTCTTCACGGGTGCAGAAAAATGGGCTGCTAGTGCTATGCTCCTGCTTCTCGTTGTACCCGACATGTTCCGTGCTATGTATGCGAAAAAGAAAAATCCGGCCGGCAAGTCAACTTCCACCACCGCCAACCCCTCCGCCGCTTCCGGGGCCGCTTCGGGGAACTTCGTATCCGGCTCCGGAACCGCCTTCAGTTCCGGTATGGGCAGTCCCAGCGGCACTAGTGCCGGCTCCGCCCATTATCCCGTCCCCGGCTCCTGTCCCGAATCCCCCGCCGGTTCCGGTTCCGGCTCCGGGTCTTGAACGGAAAATAAACTTGCGAATTACAGCTGCAATCAGAAGGATTAACGGGAGCACAATGAAAAATACCGGATCGACCAGATACAGCATTTTTCCCCCTTTCGTTAAATGCTCGCTATATGAACGGGTTTCAAAAGCCGTCAGCGCCAAAATGATGAGAGTAAGCGGGTAAATTAATTTCTGGTACGGGATATTGAAAATATTCGATATCCCTATGACCGCTGCAAAGAAGTAAATGCAAATTTTGAAGTAGATGCCAATAATAAACGCCATAACGACAAAGATATCTGGCCGCTGAATGAAGTCGGAGATCGAAGCCTTCCCGACCATAATCAACATGGGAAAATAAGATCGCTCGGCAAGATCAGCCCCCAGCACGGCTACTGTCGTCGCCACGGCTAAACTAAGTATAAGGCCGGTAAATAAAAGGGCTAAATAACCGGCTTTAACCCCCTTTTTGGGATGATTCAGGAACGGCAGCAGCATGTTGAACGCAATGACCTCTGCAAATGGGAACTGATAATTTGTTCTGGACACCGCTCGGAGCAGCGACCCTATGCCGCCGCCCAGCACAGGCAACAGCCGATTAATATCGACAATGTGCGCGAAAGCAATGAGAAGCAGGTTCAGCGCACCGATCATCATCATGACTGTCAATAGGATCAGAGCCGTTCGGGCGAGCACCTCCAGCCCTTTATGTATCGTATAAGCAACAGTAATCATCATGAGCATATTAACAATAAAAACGGGAGTTTCCCGCAGCGTCGTGGCAATGACCAGCAACCCGCCGTCCATTAAATCCCTCGAAGCCTTATACAAGAAAAATACCATATAGCTGATTCCAGCCAAGGTTCCCAGGTATTTACCAAGCAGCAGTTTATCATATTCCGTAGGCAGCATATTGGGGAACCACAGGTACAGCATCGAATAGCCGGCATACAGCAAAATTCCGATGACCATCCCGAGCAGAACGGCCAGCCACTCGTCCTTGCCGGCTTCCATTCCCAAATTGACGACAAGTCCCGTACCCAGCTCAAACAAGACTATTAACGAAAATATTTGCAAAGGAGTGATTTTGATTTTCTCCACTTCGCTATGCCTCCCTAGCGTTGATGAAATTTATAGGAGCGGTCACGCAGCTGCGTATTGCGTATGACGGAATCCACATTATATTCAACTTTAATCTGCGGAAACAGATCTTCCCATTGACCCTCAATCTTTTTCCAAACCGCAGGACTTTGACGCTCGATAACTCCTCCAAAACCAAAAATATCGCTCTTTGCCAATTGTGCTTTTTGGACAACGGCCTGCAAGTCACGAACAATCTCCTCATTCGCTTTTGCTTCAATCATGTGGAGCACCTCAGGCTGTTTCAAATCAATGGGGGTGTTTACGTCCCTTACAGACAACTGCAATTTGACTCCGACCTGGATCACCGGGTGAAGCGGATCGTCCAGTTTGGCTTTCAAGTCGGTTTTGGAGCGAATGACGTCCATGCCCATGCTGCCTATTTCCTGATCGGGCTGCAGGACCAGCGAAGTTTTTTTCATTTTATTCTTCATCCAGACCATGCCGCGGCTTTCGTTCGGGGATAACCAATCCACCAGCTTATCGCCTTTGAAAATAGCAGGGGCGCCGATCACGATTAGCGAGCTTCTAACGCTTTCCAAATTGCTCTTCTTGCCCAGTCCACTTACGTCGCCAAACACCTCCAATCCATTGATGACAGGTCCCCCTCCAGGAATCAGCAAGTCACGCATGATATCATCTATTGCCATAGGGTAATTTTCCCCTAGCTGGCTCGACGCAAACTCAACTTTTTCCGAAAGAGAATAGGCCATAATTTTGCCAATGGGCGTAAGCGAAGCAGTCACTTCTTCGGCGGTGAGATTTTCTTTGGCAATAACGACATCAGAGGACAACCGAATATCGGAGTCCCTGTCCAGGAAGTCCATAATTTCCGCGATGCCTTTCCGGGCAATACTCTCAGAGATGACAATGAGCCTGGTATGCGCTGTGGAAGTCAAGCGCGGCACTTGGCGGGAAGCGTTGCGGATCGCTTCGCTAATCGTGTGCCCCTTGCCATAGTAAACAGAAGTCGGAGTAGCTCCTCTGCCGGTTTTACCCGAGATTTCGTCGGCGATGATCACCTGGAAGGTTACCATAAGCAGCCCCTCCTCTCCCGGCGCATGATCGATGCCGATGCCGGAAACGACCGCCCTCCGGTTCAACTCAATAGCGTCCCAACAGCCGCTCGTCAGCACAATACAGCAGAAAGCCAAAGCGACGGCTATAGTCCTCTTTATCATGGATCGCTCCTCCTGCCAGAAACAAATTAGTCTAATGAGCGGCCTGCAAGTTCAGTTCATCACATAGCCCGGCAACCCCTTATATCCCGTGATCCGAAGCCCCTTGTTGGTCCTGTTGGCCCTGTTGACCTTGATGGCCTTGCTGCCACTGCTGGCCTTGCTGCCACTGCTGGCCCTGCTGGCCCTGCTGGCCCTGTTGGCCCTGCTGGCCCTGCTGCCACTGCTGGCCTTGTTGGCCCTGTTGGCCCTGCTGCCACTGCTGGCCCTGTTGGCCCTGTTGACCTTGATGGCCTTGCTGCCACTGCTGGCCTTGCTGCCACTGCTGGCCTTGCTGCCACTGCTGGCCCTGCTGGCCCTGCTGGCCTTGCTGCCACTGCTGGCCCTGCTGGCCTTGCTGCCACTGCTGGCCCTGTTGGCCCTGCTGCCACTGCTGGCCCTGCTGGCCCTGTTGGCCCTGCTGGCCCTGCTGCCACTGCTGGCCTTGTTGGCCCTGTTGGTGGTTGAGTCCTATCGAGTTTTTATTCCGGCCCTCCCGAATGAGATGCTGCTCCCTGATCCTGTCTGGCGGAGTCCTTAAGATCCAAGCCGGCATACGGATGAACGTATCCTTCTGATCCTTCGGAACAAATGGTGTAATAGGAGCTAGATACGGAACTCCAAAAGATCGGAGACTGTTCATGTGGATGATCAGCATCACAATTCCCAGAGTAATGCCGTACAATCCGAACATGCCAGCCAAGACCATGAATACAAACCGGATCAGCCGTCCAGCAACAGCGATATTGTATGCAGTCGGCGCAAAACTGGAAATTCCCGTCAAGGCAACGACGATGACCATTCCCGGAGTAATCAGTCCCGCTTCAACCACGGCTGTTCCCAAAATAAGCGCACCCACAATCGATATCGTCTGCCCGACAGCTCTTGGCATGCGCAGCCCCGCTTCACGGAGCAGTTCAAAGGTAACCTCCATCAGCATCGCTTCGACAAATGCCGGGAAGGGTACTCCTTCCCGCTGGGCAAGCAGACTGACCAGCAGCAGTGAAGGAAGCATCTCATAATGAAATGTCGTCAGCGCGATGTATATAGCTGGTCCAAGAAGCAGTATGATGAAGCTGAGATAGCGAATCGAACGCATTATAATGCTGATATCGAAACGCTGGGAATAATCCTCCGGCGATTGAAAGAAATGGCCGAATACGGTTGGCAAAATTAAGACGAACGGGGTGCCATCAACAAGGATGATTACCCGGCCCTCCAATAAATGTCCAGCCGCGGTGTCAGGCCTCTCTGTGTTAAATATGGTAGGGAACGGAGTAAAAGTCTTATCCTGAATAAATTCTTCGATATAACCGGATTCCAGTACTCCGTTAAGCTGAACGTTCTCCAGACGCTGCCTGACTTCCTGAACAAGCTTCGGATCAGCCAGGCTCTGAATATACATCATAGCCACATTCGTATGAGAGACAGCGCCTATTTTCATGGTCTCCAGCCACAAATCCGCGTTTTTGATTCTGCGCCGAAGGAGGGAGATATTGGTTGCGATCGATTCAACAAAGCTGTCTTTCGGACCCCGGACGACTAGCTCCGTAGTAGATTCCGTAATGGATCTCCATTCTCCGCCACGGGTTCCGGCTATAATGGCTCTAGTGCTTCCCTCCAAAAATATAGCTGTATCCCCGGACAAAATATCAAACACCACATGGCTCCACTCAGAAACTATTTTTGATTCACCCAGGGACAGGAACTTGGTCTGCAATTGGTCCAGCATGGCTTCCGAATCCTTCGCTTCCAATTCCCCCAGACCGGATATGGTTTCCATAACAAAGGAATTGATAATCATTTGATCGCTTAATCCATTTAAGTAAATAACAGCGATAGAGGTCGGCTTTTCTCCCCCCAAACTCATTTTACGGACAACGATATCGGGGCTATCCCCGGTTTCTTTCTGGATGCGCTGTACGGTTTGCTGCAACTCCCCAGGAATTTCCCTATTATGGGTTCCGCCCTGTGGAATACTGCTCTGAAGAATAGGACTGCCTTGCGAATCAGCGCCTTCCTGGGAGCCGGTACTGCTCTGGGAGCCAGAAGTTCCTTGCGAGCCTGCACCTCCCTGTGCGGAATCTACCCGAGAGGTAGTTCCATTCGATGAACCGTAATCCCCCTGTGAATTTGCACCGGTCTGTGAGCTATTGCCATTTTGCAAGTTATCGCTGCTCTGTAACTCGGCTTGATTCTGCTTCCTACTGCCATTGCTCCGAGATTCAGCATCACCATGCCGCACACTGCCGCTGCTTTCAGACCCAGCATCATTATGCGTGCTGCCGCTGCTTTGGATACCTGCATCATCCTGGTGTGTTCTATCGCGGCTTTGAGGCTCCGCTTGATGCTGCTGAGAATTAGCATCCTTTCGGGAATCGGTCTCGTTTTTGTCTTGGCTTGTATCCCCGTCCGGTCTGCGATGATGGTTGCCGTTCTTCCTCTGCTCTTGATTTCCTTGAATTTGGCGTCTGCTTCTACCGATAAATTGATTGCGTTTCATGATGGCAGCTCCTGTCGCTTAACTTATCCCCATTATTTGCTAACAAACCCATTTTCATGCGGATTCATTACAAGTATCGCAGATGCAATCGGCAAAAGAACGAGACTAGCTATGCTTTAATTTGCCAACAACGTGGTAATAATGAAAAACGACTGCGATTATAAGGAGGTTGCCGATGAATAACCAAACTTACGGTTCTGGAGAGCTCCCCCGATACCCCCAATCCATGTGGCGGGATACGACCAACCTGCCCTCTTTTCCCCGGCTCCAAGAGGATATCGAGACCGACGTCGCCATTATCGGCGCTGGCATTACGGGCATTACCACCGCCTATCTGCTATGTAAGGCAGGCTTTAAGGTAGCCGTTGTGGATGCGGCCGAAATTCTTGACGGAACGACCGGGTTCACAACGGCCAAAATCACGGCCCAGCACGGACTGATTTACGACAAGCTGCGGAAGCATTTTGGAGATAAAGAGGCCAGACTCTACTATGAAGCAAATGAGGAAGCCCTCTCTTTCATTCGATCCACAGTGGAGGAGCATCAAATCGACTGCCAATTGCAGCAGCAGGATGCCTATTTATACGCCGACTCCGAGGAGCAGGCAGAGCAGCTTCGCAAAGAATGGGAGGCTTATGAGCAGCTAGGGCTGCCGGGCGAATGGTGCGACACCTTGCCGATCCCCATCCAAGTCTATGGAGCCATACGGATGAAGAACCAGGCCCAATTCCACCCGCTGCATTACCTGCGTAACCTCGTTGAATACGTAGTTTCACATGGCGGAACCCTCTACGAAAATACGACCTTGGAGGATGCGGCTGACCATACCCGGGACGGGCGGCGGCAGCTCACTACCGAGGGAGGTCATAAAATCACTTGCCAATATGCGATCTCTGCCTCGCACTTCCCGTTCTATGACGGAGGCGGGTTCTACTTCACTAGACTACATGCGGAACGTTCTTATGTAGTTGCTATAGAGCCGGAAATTCCGCTGGAACAGGGCATGTACATTAATTGCGGCGACCCTAAGCGTTCCCTGAGATCAGCCCTGCTGAACGATGAGCAGGTTATTCTGGTCGGCGGAGAATCACACAAAACGGGTAAGGGCGAGTGCACTTTCAAGCACTATGAAGAACTGGAGAAATTCGGCGGCAAGCTGTTCGGAGCCAAACGCATCCCTTACCGATGGTCGACTCAAGATCTCGTCACAATAGACGAAATCCCTTACATCGGGGCTATTACTGCAAACGAGGACAAAGTTCTGGTAGCCACCGGATTTGCCAAATGGGGAATGACGAACGGAACCGCAGCCGCTCTGATGTTCCGCGATCTCATTATGGGCCACGGCAACAAGTATACGGATCTGTATACGCCTTCCCGCTTTAAGGTAAATCCGGGCATGAAGAACTTTACGGTACAGAACGCTGATGTCGCCAAGGAATGGGTATCTGGCAAGGTAGAATTGATCCGCCGTAAAGCGGAAGATTTGAAAAATGACGAAGGCGGGGTTGTGCGGCATCTCGGCAAGCGGGCCGGCGGCTATAAGGACAAGGAAGGCCGACTTTACATCGTTGATACGACATGCACACATCTCGGCTGCGAGGTGGAA
This window harbors:
- a CDS encoding GerAB/ArcD/ProY family transporter; the encoded protein is MEKIKITPLQIFSLIVLFELGTGLVVNLGMEAGKDEWLAVLLGMVIGILLYAGYSMLYLWFPNMLPTEYDKLLLGKYLGTLAGISYMVFFLYKASRDLMDGGLLVIATTLRETPVFIVNMLMMITVAYTIHKGLEVLARTALILLTVMMMIGALNLLLIAFAHIVDINRLLPVLGGGIGSLLRAVSRTNYQFPFAEVIAFNMLLPFLNHPKKGVKAGYLALLFTGLILSLAVATTVAVLGADLAERSYFPMLIMVGKASISDFIQRPDIFVVMAFIIGIYFKICIYFFAAVIGISNIFNIPYQKLIYPLTLIILALTAFETRSYSEHLTKGGKMLYLVDPVFFIVLPLILLIAAVIRKFIFRSRPGAGTGTGGGFGTGAGDGIMGGAGTSAAGTAHTGTEGGSGAGYEVPRSGPGSGGGVGGGGS
- a CDS encoding response regulator transcription factor, which produces MQAEEVKKRVQSGSVTPFRRPEQGLGYNEQLFGNDYPQACPVTQRVILVSPFPSEIYELVRDLSVGCFDVLVFHHLEQGLRNALAADLVIFDLTAYRGSEEVSMLTKRMLQDLEDVPSLLLVNEAMLSQMDPSLMHLELLVWPSSPHEILYHVQRIIRTSNHRPASGALPAGGTSTYKDLWIDRKKMQVYRSGIAIELTKTEYELLIKLLDHEGSVLSREELLADVWETSFMGGSNVVDVHIKSLRKKLGDRAANPTYIATVRGVGYRLAD
- a CDS encoding transcriptional repressor, producing the protein MKSLNLTTQRKAVYDVVRNANDHPTAAEVMNRLVEQGYNFAYGTVYNSLRYLTDKELIRELKLGEAASRYDAKLDDHQHILCEVCGRVDEVMSKVPEDWSADVAKETGYDVHHAHVVFGGVCPECRQKK
- a CDS encoding HAMP domain-containing methyl-accepting chemotaxis protein, which codes for MASLLIAAVPVVLLLLLDESMKWIVAVVSVVFALLVSALLIRSITGPLQRLSASIQKISGGDLSERVSGAERNDEIGIVAKRLQEAVDQWNVMLTEMQQASNQVSLSANQLSASADQTTRAIEHVTQAIQEVASGSERQTHNMIRGVEGVEDISRQAAAISGHIQEVSETMEQTTAVAEEGNTSVLSVVEKIEYIHQTVDELGGVIQTLNEHTENIGGIVGVITGIAQQTNLLALNASIEAARAGEEGRGFAVVASEVRKLAEGSESYAHQIEELIDGVQTEVQRALESMENAKKGVEEGIVAVDISGRSFSRIRRAVRGAAAKIEEVSGSARELTQGAGKVSQIISEIRNITEEGADNVGAISAAAEEQLASIQEIASSTTQLSSIAGQLEEMSGKFRLRKS
- a CDS encoding DEAD/DEAH box helicase, translating into MTTFDQWGISPELIRTLQHHGISTPTPVQEEAIPVLQAGEDAIVQAQTGTGKTLAFLLPIMDKLKADRPDPQALIITPTRELAIQITAEARKLAAAREGISILAAYGGQDVERQLRKLHNGTQLVIGTPGRLLDHLRRGSLTLGAVRMLVLDEADQMLHMGFLAEVEAIIHMVPKNRQTMLFSATMPDNVKRLARSYMDRPRDIRIAETSRVTLDSIRQILVECTDRGKQGALIELIRTHRPYLAVIFCRTKRRASKLNEALQEAGFASDELHGDLSQSKREQVMRAFRDAKLELLVATDVAARGIDVEGVTHVFNYDIPQDVDSYIHRIGRTGRAGGKGVAITFASPRDIDALRHIERGIGMKLERRRQEKSETAASVSRDTAGKRESKDSAGKGRRPEGRKPAGGRADEGRRGQGSGKGSRERQSTRSTQARGAKPSNTRSGHASRSDSGGRRGRSERGGRRGR
- a CDS encoding ThuA domain-containing protein, which translates into the protein MNKKRALLIGDYTHPKFYPLQGVDREITHILNDSFSVQCTENNHMLEESNLQSFDLCISYHDSWREKLSSKQTSGLLSCISGGRGLLVLHNGIVLQKKYEIAQLIGARNVSHPSLQKLQMRVTAPDHDIMLDISPFEIEDEPYRFEFDPFCETTILLEFEMDGEWHPAAWAHSYGLGRVVYLLPGRDQAVFQHPEYRKLVLQAAKWAARSPG
- a CDS encoding uroporphyrinogen-III synthase: MARRLEGKRIALTGPRRAEELGKLIENMGGIPLYRPAQGTVFLEDEKLRQGIRTWVSQPPDWSIFTTGIGLNALFEMAEEMGLLEVLLANLSNSRIAARGYKTVNVLKKRQLTPHVRDDDGSTDGLIRELAAYELKGATVLLQLYGDRAPKLVEWLEQQGAVCTEILPYRHIAPPEEDLNRLLLDIVEGKVDAVSFTSSPQVRFLLEYAEKQGRFDELISALRGPVIAVAVGKVTAQGLYEAGIPRVVAPKEERMGSMIVELARYFAGESDPLLAGK